One genomic segment of Mytilus galloprovincialis chromosome 5, xbMytGall1.hap1.1, whole genome shotgun sequence includes these proteins:
- the LOC143076989 gene encoding uncharacterized protein LOC143076989, producing MEKAEDDNLPGFLLLLDFEKAFDTLEWSFIDLALSFLGFGTIFCRWVKTLYSESQSCIINNGHCSQFFNIGRGVRQGDPLSPYLFILSLELMSAALKNNPDINGMKINDSEYLLSQYADDSCLLLDKDEKSLDKCLYTLEKFSECAGLRANFDKTEAIWIGSKIH from the coding sequence atggAAAAGGCAGAAGATGATAATCTACCAGgttttttacttttattagacTTTGAGAAAGCTTTTGATACTCTTGAGTGGTCATTTATAGACTTGGCTTTGTCTTTTCTAGGATTTGGTACTATTTTTTGTAGATGGGTCAAGACCTTATATTCAGAATCTCAGAGCTGTATTATAAATAATGGACATTGTTCTCAATTTTTTAATATTGGTCGGGGTGTTAGACAAGGTGATCCTCTATCTCCATATCTCTTTATATTATCTTTAGAGCTTATGAGTGCTGCACTTAAAAATAACCCAGATATaaatggtatgaaaataaatgattctgAGTATCTACTAAGCCAGTATGCAGATGACTCATGTCTCTTATTAGACAAGGATGAGAAATCTTTAGataaatgtttatatactttAGAAAAATTTTCTGAGTGTGCGGGACTTAGGGCTAATTTTGATAAAACAGAAGCCATATGGATTGGGTCAAAGATTCACTGA
- the LOC143075073 gene encoding uncharacterized protein LOC143075073, translating to MSQEEANSFRDDEFHLPTIPSEDWQMNVFLNELADELTAEDLKKMKNLLSGLNGTAKGVLEAIQDPLDLFTHLRQKRILTRDNVVFLQAMLWHTKRKDLYNKFVKFAKQRGNIVHFYSPSERPENGYEYVKFHIGGKEKLNRHKLEQLRALVSFATCVPLDFVVVSGIEATNSILVTFMIPEGYAHVLSELNNKEKEYLGSQGVDAIWYNGQLISCIDIEIGEVDSIQKDEEIKLLLDQKVNLDIEVESLQIQVIELQRGLRKCQQQSQRIHTNARLQIATITASLIQQYMDVKHSTNALNLNDLAFKNATKHFTHILKKMEKLGYDTNLIMYLLDANSTVVSFRQKNYTAWIERKQQNRIKELEQDLRMLQYKCDKLTYFLRTGISKPVLTENEEFFLSLSAAHIPMPFTRTTSVSVEMQGEITKEIGIRRMQEIMFKILKTWDDDLNAKERKILMKKFLPTDIAQKSFMESKVPLLEFLWANHTKQHKEANIHLWIVTLLAEIKRMDLHEIWVKKSDLLIKAFKKSESNEENPCSDFEDDLDDWQLNRRNNKKSRSEAKFQSRRKKTPAVEQKCNQPVSEVVYEMREMLARNLELTERFTNFAFDHNLTRKSESSILTDFSKSYQGKLFTPN from the exons A TGTCACAGGAGGAAGCCAACTCCTTCAGGGATGATGAATTTCATTTACCAACCATACCTAGTGAAGACTGGCAAATGAACGTTTTCTTGAATGAGTTGGCTGACGAACTGACAGCGGAAGAtctgaaaaagatgaaaaatttaCTCTCAG GGTTAAATGGAACTGCAAAAGGTGTACTTGAAGCAATTCAAGATCCTTTAGATTTATTTACACATTTAAGACAGAAAAGAATTCTTACAAGAGATAATGTCGTCTTCTTACAAGCGATGCTATGGCACACAAAACGCAAGGACTTGTACAACAAGTTTGTAAAATTTGCAAAACAGCGGGGGAATATTGTTCACTTCTATAGCCCAAGCGAAAGACCAG AGAATGGGTATGAGTATGTAAAATTTCACATTGGAGGAAAAGAGAAATTGAATCGACATAAACTAGAACAGTTAAGGGCGCTTGTCAGCTTTGCAACATGTGTGCCACTGGACTTTGTGGTTGTGAGCGGAATAGAAGCTACAAACAGTATCCTAGTTACCTTCATGATCCCAGAGGGATATGCTCATGTTTTATCCGAACTCAACAACAAAGAGAAAGAATACTTAGGTTCCCAGGGGGTTGATGCAATATGGTACAATGGACAGCTGATCAGTTGCATAG atatCGAAATCGGGGAAGTTGACTCTATacaaaaagatgaagaaataaaACTTCTGCTAGACCAAAAGGTTAATCTCGACATTGAGGTGGAATCATTACAGATACAGGTTATAGAACTTCAACGCGGTCTTCGTAAATGTCAACAACAATCACAACGTATCCATACAAATGCAAGACTTCAAATAGCAACCATTACAGCGAGCCTTATACAACAATACATGGACGTAAAACATTCTACGAACGCTCTCAATCTCAACGACCTTGCATTTAAAAATGCAACCAAACACTTTAcacatattttaaagaaaatggaGAAGCTAGGTTATGATACCAATCTAATCATGTACCTATTAGATGCCAATAGTACGGTGGTATCGTTTAGACAAAAGAATTATACTGCATGGATAGAAAGGAAGCAACAGAATAGAATAAAAGAATTGGAACAAGATTTAAGAATGCTACAATACAAATGTGACAAACTAACTTACTTTTTAAGGACTGGAATCTCGAAACCTGTCCTTACAGAAAACGAGGAATTTTTCCTAAGCCTATCTGCTGCACATATACCCATGCCGTTTACACGCACAACTAGTGTTTCTGTTG AAATGCAAGGAGAAATTACAAAAGAAATTGGTATAAGAAGAATGCAGGAAATTATgttcaaaattctaaaaacatGGGATGACGATCTCAATGCAAAAGAAAGGAAAATTCTAATGAAGAAGTTCTTGCCAACGGACATCGCACAGAAGTCCTTCATGGAGTCCAAGGTTCCATTACTAGAATTCTTGTGGGCCAATCACACTAAACAGCACAAAGAAGCGAATATTC ATTTATGGATTGTCACATTGCTAGCGGAAATAAAAAGAATGGACCTACATGAAATATGGGTTAAAAAATCAGATTTACTGATTAAAGCCTTTAAGAAGTCTGAGAGTAATGAAGAAAATCCCTGCTCGGACTTTGAAGATGACCTTGACGACTGGCAGCTTAACAGACGAAATAACAAGAAATCCAGATCAGAAGCAAAATTCCAAAGCAGAAGAAAGAAAACACCTGCCGTCGAACAAAAGTGCAACCAGCCAGTCAGTGAGGTTGTATATGAAATGAGAGAAATGTTAGCCAGAAATTTAGAATTAACAGAACGATTTACGAACTTTGCTTTCGATCACAATTTAACCAGAAAGAGCGAATCAAGCATTTTAACTGATTTTTCAAAATCATATCAAGGCAAGCTATTTACGCCAAACTAG